From a single Pararge aegeria chromosome 16, ilParAegt1.1, whole genome shotgun sequence genomic region:
- the LOC120630694 gene encoding WW domain-binding protein 11 isoform X2, which translates to MGRRSINTTKSGKYMNPTDQARKEARKKELKKNKRQRQMVRAAVLKMKDPTQILEELQKIDEMEYNVLQPSPLNEKVLKEKRKKLRETFDRVLKMYDKDDSEKWVELKRQEMEYEKRRAHLISYYESVKHAQSVQVDDIPLPTLQVPENIIYGNVPSQIPLPLDTVHPNLSVRPILKKDSVYKERPSGIEPPGVPPGPPPDYEALIQETANALDKLHKEKKTLRFSDLPDEGPPGESQPVHQPAPEAIEAEDLDGEAMDEDHELESPLAAQQAPKPTSLQQRMLALSGQNIDDFMKEMEEVHRKRERDRAADLTARLSALKRTGHGGRDSDSDSDNEPHATHHHNHHDFTLEPPGAEVRQIPPPLLPPGLRPPMLRPPGAPQGVPPGAPPGLPPGIPHGGPPGPPPGQHPGLPLGMPGSGHPGVPVMPTGAPPGPPPGLPTRGGLRPPGPPPGAPPRLLRPMVPPPPPHVSVLSAAPQLISKKDAAQGATISAKPQIRNLSADVTRFVPSALRVKREDKKAKPDMRSALQRPTEQPKMAPSKDDAYMQFMKEMEGLL; encoded by the exons ATGGGTCGGCGTTCCATAAATACCACCAAGAGTGGTAAATACATGAACCCTACGGACCAAGCAC GTAAGGAGGCTCGTAAGaaagaattaaagaaaaataaaaggcaAAGGCAGATGGTGAGGGCAGCGGTGCTTAAAATGAAAGATCCTACTCAAATACTAGAAGAACTTCAGAAAATTGATGAAATGG AGTATAATGTATTGCAACCATCACCACTCAATGAAAAAGTTTTGAaggagaaaagaaaaaaattgagaGAGACTTTTGATAGGGTTTTGAAgatgtat GACAAGGATGACTCAGAAAAGTGGGTAGAATTGAAACGCCAAGAGATGGAGTATGAAAAGCGGAGAGCCCACCTGATATCATACTATGAGTCTGTCAAACATGCTCAGTCTGTACAAGTTGATGACATCCCATTGCCTACTTTACaa GTTCCTGAAAATATCATATACGGCAATGTACCATCTCAAATTCCACTGCCTCTAGACACTGTACATCCAAATTTATCAGTCAGACCTATTTTGAAGAAGGACTCAGTTTATAAA gaAAGACCATCAGGCATAGAACCACCCGGCGTGCCCCCTGGCCCGCCGCCAGACTATGAAGCCCTAATACAGGAAACTGCGAATGCTTTAGACAAACTacataaagaaaagaaaacattgCGCTTCTCAGACCTGCCCGACGAAGGACCGCCTGGGGAAAGT CAACCGGTACACCAACCAGCTCCGGAAGCCATAGAAGCTGAAGATCTGGATGGAGAAGCCATGGATGAAGACCACGAGTTGGAATCACCATTGGCTGCCCAGCAGGCCCCAAAACCCACGTCACTGCAGCAAAGAATGTTGGCGCTATCTGGACAGAATATAGACGACTTTATGAAAGAGATGGAAGAGGTACACAGGAAGAGGGAAAGGGATAGAGCGGCTGATTTGACTGCAAG ATTGAGTGCCCTGAAGCGCACGGGGCACGGCGGACGGGACAGCGACTCGGACAGTGACAATGAGCCACACGCGACCCATCACCACAACCACCACGACTTCACGCTGGAGCCGCCGGGCGCCGAGGTCCGGCAGATACCGCCACCGCTGCTGCCACCAG GTCTTCGGCCGCCTATGCTGAGACCGCCCGGAGCCCCACAAGGTGTACCCCCGGGAGCCCCACCGGGTTTACCCCCTGGCATTCCTCATGGAGGACCTCCCGGACCACCGCCCGGACAACATCCCGGATTACCCCTTGGAATGCCAG GGTCAGGTCACCCAGGCGTGCCCGTCATGCCAACTGGAGCGCCGCCGGGGCCCCCGCCAGGCCTGCCAACACGAGGGGGGCTGCGTCCCCCAGGCCCGCCACCAGGGGCGCCGCCTCGCCTGCTCCGGCCAATGGTACCACCGCCACCGCCACACGTCTCCGTCCTCTCCGCCGCACCACAGCTTATATCAAAGAAGGATGCCGCTCAAG GCGCAACGATAAGCGCGAAGCCCCAGATCAGAAATCTGTCAGCCGACGTGACCCGGTTCGTGCCATCCGCTTTAAGGGTGAAGCGAGAAGACAAGAAGGCTAAGCCAGATATGAGATCGGCATTGCAAAGACCGACGGAACAACCAAAAATGGCGCCTAGCAAAGACGACGCTTATATGCAGTTTATGAAAGAAATGGAAGGTTTATTATAG
- the LOC120630694 gene encoding WW domain-binding protein 11 isoform X1 has protein sequence MGRRSINTTKSGKYMNPTDQARKEARKKELKKNKRQRQMVRAAVLKMKDPTQILEELQKIDEMEYNVLQPSPLNEKVLKEKRKKLRETFDRVLKMYDKDDSEKWVELKRQEMEYEKRRAHLISYYESVKHAQSVQVDDIPLPTLQVPENIIYGNVPSQIPLPLDTVHPNLSVRPILKKDSVYKERPSGIEPPGVPPGPPPDYEALIQETANALDKLHKEKKTLRFSDLPDEGPPGESRPNQLPPQQPVHQPAPEAIEAEDLDGEAMDEDHELESPLAAQQAPKPTSLQQRMLALSGQNIDDFMKEMEEVHRKRERDRAADLTARLSALKRTGHGGRDSDSDSDNEPHATHHHNHHDFTLEPPGAEVRQIPPPLLPPGLRPPMLRPPGAPQGVPPGAPPGLPPGIPHGGPPGPPPGQHPGLPLGMPGSGHPGVPVMPTGAPPGPPPGLPTRGGLRPPGPPPGAPPRLLRPMVPPPPPHVSVLSAAPQLISKKDAAQGATISAKPQIRNLSADVTRFVPSALRVKREDKKAKPDMRSALQRPTEQPKMAPSKDDAYMQFMKEMEGLL, from the exons ATGGGTCGGCGTTCCATAAATACCACCAAGAGTGGTAAATACATGAACCCTACGGACCAAGCAC GTAAGGAGGCTCGTAAGaaagaattaaagaaaaataaaaggcaAAGGCAGATGGTGAGGGCAGCGGTGCTTAAAATGAAAGATCCTACTCAAATACTAGAAGAACTTCAGAAAATTGATGAAATGG AGTATAATGTATTGCAACCATCACCACTCAATGAAAAAGTTTTGAaggagaaaagaaaaaaattgagaGAGACTTTTGATAGGGTTTTGAAgatgtat GACAAGGATGACTCAGAAAAGTGGGTAGAATTGAAACGCCAAGAGATGGAGTATGAAAAGCGGAGAGCCCACCTGATATCATACTATGAGTCTGTCAAACATGCTCAGTCTGTACAAGTTGATGACATCCCATTGCCTACTTTACaa GTTCCTGAAAATATCATATACGGCAATGTACCATCTCAAATTCCACTGCCTCTAGACACTGTACATCCAAATTTATCAGTCAGACCTATTTTGAAGAAGGACTCAGTTTATAAA gaAAGACCATCAGGCATAGAACCACCCGGCGTGCCCCCTGGCCCGCCGCCAGACTATGAAGCCCTAATACAGGAAACTGCGAATGCTTTAGACAAACTacataaagaaaagaaaacattgCGCTTCTCAGACCTGCCCGACGAAGGACCGCCTGGGGAAAGT AGACCAAACCAATTACCACCTCAGCAACCGGTACACCAACCAGCTCCGGAAGCCATAGAAGCTGAAGATCTGGATGGAGAAGCCATGGATGAAGACCACGAGTTGGAATCACCATTGGCTGCCCAGCAGGCCCCAAAACCCACGTCACTGCAGCAAAGAATGTTGGCGCTATCTGGACAGAATATAGACGACTTTATGAAAGAGATGGAAGAGGTACACAGGAAGAGGGAAAGGGATAGAGCGGCTGATTTGACTGCAAG ATTGAGTGCCCTGAAGCGCACGGGGCACGGCGGACGGGACAGCGACTCGGACAGTGACAATGAGCCACACGCGACCCATCACCACAACCACCACGACTTCACGCTGGAGCCGCCGGGCGCCGAGGTCCGGCAGATACCGCCACCGCTGCTGCCACCAG GTCTTCGGCCGCCTATGCTGAGACCGCCCGGAGCCCCACAAGGTGTACCCCCGGGAGCCCCACCGGGTTTACCCCCTGGCATTCCTCATGGAGGACCTCCCGGACCACCGCCCGGACAACATCCCGGATTACCCCTTGGAATGCCAG GGTCAGGTCACCCAGGCGTGCCCGTCATGCCAACTGGAGCGCCGCCGGGGCCCCCGCCAGGCCTGCCAACACGAGGGGGGCTGCGTCCCCCAGGCCCGCCACCAGGGGCGCCGCCTCGCCTGCTCCGGCCAATGGTACCACCGCCACCGCCACACGTCTCCGTCCTCTCCGCCGCACCACAGCTTATATCAAAGAAGGATGCCGCTCAAG GCGCAACGATAAGCGCGAAGCCCCAGATCAGAAATCTGTCAGCCGACGTGACCCGGTTCGTGCCATCCGCTTTAAGGGTGAAGCGAGAAGACAAGAAGGCTAAGCCAGATATGAGATCGGCATTGCAAAGACCGACGGAACAACCAAAAATGGCGCCTAGCAAAGACGACGCTTATATGCAGTTTATGAAAGAAATGGAAGGTTTATTATAG